A stretch of Drosophila gunungcola strain Sukarami chromosome 3L unlocalized genomic scaffold, Dgunungcola_SK_2 000002F, whole genome shotgun sequence DNA encodes these proteins:
- the LOC128257170 gene encoding signal recognition particle 9 kDa protein — MVFVKNWEDFEIAAENMYMANPQNCRYTMKYVHSKGHILLKMTDNVKCVQYKAENMPDLKKIEKITSNLVGHMASKE, encoded by the exons atggtttttgtaAAGAACTGGGAGGATTTCGAGATTGCCGCCGAGAATATGTATATGGCGAATCCCCAAAACTGCCGATACACCATGAAATACGTGCACTCCAAGGGCCACATACTGCTGAAAATGACCGACAACGTTAAG TGTGTGCAGTACAAAGCGGAGAACATGCCGGATCTCAAGAAGATTGAGAAGATCACCAGTAATTTGGTGGGACACATGGCCTCCAAGGAGTAA